Proteins from a single region of Sphingomonas morindae:
- a CDS encoding tetratricopeptide repeat protein, translating into MATLGMSAADRAAVDAFKRDVVEPSMTQLVIVDFWAEWCGPCKQLGPVIEKVCAAYADRGVKLVKIDVDKDKFIAAQFRVQSIPTVYALFQGQPVADLSQARTEGQLTRILDQLLAQLPIQSEGADLAAEVADYIAMAEEVLAAGDAERALGILDQVAEMAPEDAAAVAARGRALLALGRVDEAEAAIDALPEAKAKDPALAQLRAALALAREAGPAGDIAQLRAAADAAPEDLGRRFDLAQALMAAGDRDGAADALLAIIAADRGWNEGAAKDKLLTLFAAVGLEDPWVSAQRRRLSAILFT; encoded by the coding sequence GTGGCGACCCTGGGGATGAGCGCGGCGGATCGGGCGGCGGTGGACGCCTTCAAGCGCGACGTGGTGGAACCCTCGATGACCCAGCTCGTCATCGTCGACTTCTGGGCCGAATGGTGCGGCCCGTGCAAACAGCTCGGTCCGGTGATCGAGAAAGTGTGCGCGGCCTATGCCGATCGCGGCGTGAAGCTGGTCAAGATCGATGTCGACAAGGACAAGTTCATCGCGGCCCAGTTCCGCGTCCAGTCGATCCCGACGGTCTATGCGCTGTTCCAGGGCCAGCCCGTCGCCGATCTCAGCCAGGCGCGGACCGAGGGGCAGCTGACCCGGATCCTCGACCAGCTGCTCGCCCAATTGCCGATCCAAAGCGAGGGCGCCGATCTCGCCGCCGAAGTGGCCGATTACATCGCCATGGCCGAGGAGGTGCTCGCCGCCGGCGATGCCGAGCGCGCGCTCGGCATTCTCGATCAGGTCGCCGAGATGGCACCCGAGGACGCCGCCGCCGTCGCCGCGCGCGGACGCGCGCTGCTGGCGCTCGGCCGGGTCGACGAGGCCGAGGCGGCGATTGACGCGCTGCCCGAGGCCAAGGCCAAGGATCCCGCGCTGGCGCAGCTGCGCGCGGCGCTGGCGCTTGCCCGCGAGGCCGGTCCGGCGGGCGATATCGCGCAGCTGCGCGCCGCCGCCGATGCCGCGCCCGAGGATCTCGGCCGCCGCTTCGATCTCGCCCAGGCGCTGATGGCGGCGGGCGATCGCGACGGCGCGGCCGATGCGCTGCTCGCCATCATCGCCGCCGATCGCGGCTGGAACGAGGGCGCCGCCAAGGACAAGCTGCTCACCCTGTTCGCGGCGGTGGGGCTGGAGGATCCCTGGGTGTCGGCGCAGCGCCGCCGGCTCTCCGCGATCCTCTTCACCTGA
- a CDS encoding MOSC domain-containing protein, protein MSWALSALLVGAVRPLGGDGQTSAIDKRPVERPLWLSAAGLEGDAQADGRHHGGADKALHHYPLDHYAAWRDEIGDRPALAGAGGFGENLATRGLVETDMALGDRFRLGGALIEVSQARQPCWKLNRRFAQPDMARRVQACGRTGWYYRVLEPGLVAPEDRLERVDRRDPDWTIARLVRLLYITPHDRDTLRALQAVPDLPAPWHRLIAYRLETGRVEDWTARLLGPDAEPG, encoded by the coding sequence ATGAGCTGGGCGCTCTCGGCGCTGCTGGTGGGCGCGGTGCGGCCGCTCGGCGGCGACGGGCAGACCAGCGCGATCGACAAGCGGCCGGTGGAGCGCCCGCTCTGGCTCTCCGCCGCGGGACTGGAGGGCGACGCGCAGGCCGATGGCCGCCACCATGGCGGCGCGGACAAGGCGCTCCACCACTATCCGCTCGACCATTACGCCGCCTGGCGCGACGAGATCGGCGATCGGCCGGCGCTGGCCGGGGCGGGCGGCTTTGGCGAAAATCTCGCCACGCGCGGGCTGGTCGAGACGGACATGGCCCTGGGCGATCGCTTCCGCCTGGGTGGCGCGCTGATCGAGGTGAGCCAGGCGCGCCAGCCCTGCTGGAAGCTGAACCGCCGCTTCGCCCAGCCCGACATGGCGCGTCGCGTGCAGGCCTGCGGCCGCACCGGCTGGTATTATCGCGTGCTGGAGCCGGGGCTGGTCGCGCCCGAAGATCGGCTGGAGCGGGTGGATCGCCGCGATCCCGACTGGACGATCGCGCGGCTGGTGCGCCTGCTCTACATCACCCCGCACGACCGGGACACGCTGCGCGCGCTGCAGGCCGTGCCCGATCTTCCCGCTCCCTGGCACCGCCTCATCGCCTATCGGCTGGAGACGGGACGGGTGGAGGATTGGACGGCGCGGCTGCTGGGGCCCGACGCGGAGCCCGGCTGA